Proteins from a genomic interval of Antedon mediterranea chromosome 5, ecAntMedi1.1, whole genome shotgun sequence:
- the LOC140050329 gene encoding sequestosome-1-like — protein MSLTVKAYLKSSDDDTEIRRFSLDEGVTSSYEYLSKKIVSVFPKLVNAGNIKIAYKDSEGDLVTFSSDEELIEGLGQIQEEIFRVYIHESKKGPGKPCGPCGDEEEPPQHFGVVCDGCEGPVRGPRFKCKTCPDFDLCKKCKKTGIHPDHEFQKIPRPAGRGPFFGHGQWNPGYRFPPFAGPFGCHPGMKRFHRHMRQQQQQQQQQEGAEAKPNVEEMNEEAKQATEFLQKMGESVAQMLDPFGIDVDIDVEHGGVRFPGRHGGCGRRGKGQGKHGGKGGKKANKGEDNSEATTSQENAMDAESGDGKPAAEGMETDNGKTQETDTEWTMVQDGVPLPGTEDPRQAQALAQMKAMGFDDEGGWLSQLLKAKNYDIGRVLDAIKLGQPRVGGGNY, from the exons ATGTCACTCACTGTCAAAGCATACCTAAAGTCGTCAGATGATGACACAGAAATTAGACGATTCTCATTGGACGAGGGTGTCACCAGTAGCTACGAGTACCTGTCCAAAAAGATAGTGTCGGTATTTCCAAAACTTGTGAATGCTGGTAACATCAAAATTGCCTACAAAG ATTCTGAAGGAGATTTGGTAACATTCTCTAGTGATGAGGAGCTGATCGAAGGTCTTGGTCAGATTCAGGAAGAAATCTTTCGTGTTTACATTCAcg AATCCAAGAAGGGACCAGGTAAACCATGCGGCCCCTGCGGGGATGAAGAGGAACCCCCCCAACACTTTGGGGTTGTTTGCGATGGATGCGAAGGGCCAGTACGTGGACCAAGGTTCAAGTGCAAGACTTGCCCAGACTTTGATCTTTGCAAGAAATGCAAGAAAACCGGAATTCATCCCGATCATGAATTTCAGAAGATTCCACGGCCAGCTGGAAGAGGTCCATTCTTCGGA CACGGCCAATGGAATCCTGGATATCGATTCCCACCATTTGCTGGTCCTTTTGGTTGCCACCCTGGCATGAAACGCTTCCATAGGCACATGCGtcaacagcagcagcaacaacagcagcaaGAGGGAGCTGAAGCTAAGCCTAACGTTGAAGAGATGAATGAGGAGGCTAAGCAGGCTACTGAGTTCCTTCAGAAGATGGGAGAGTCTGTTGCTCAAATGCTGGACCCATTTG GTATTGATGTTGACATCGACGTTGAACATGGAGGTGTACGATTCCCAGGGCGTCATGGTGGGTGTGGAAGAAGAGGTAAAGGTCAAGGCAAGCATGGAGGCAAGGGTGGTAAGAAGGCAAACAAAGGCGAAGACAATTCAGAAGCTACCACCAGCCAGGAGAATGCAATGGATGCAGAATCGGGTGATGGCAAGCCGGCTGCAGAAGGCATG gaGACCGACAATGGAAAAACCCAAGAGACTGACACTGAATGGACCATGGTGCAAGATGGGGTACCACTACCAGGAACTGAAG ATCCACGACAGGCCCAGGCACTTGCTCAGATGAAGGCAATGGGTTTTGACGATGAAGGAGGTTGGTTGTCACAACTGCTGAAAGCAAAGAACTACGACATTGGACGTGTTTTGGATGCCATCAAGCTGGGGCAACCACGCGTTGGTGGAGGTAACTACTAG